One Keratinibaculum paraultunense genomic window carries:
- a CDS encoding putative manganese transporter — MFKEILKLIIYSAENSFLQVTVFVGAVLLLFGYINYKLSGKLVNKIESSKKIQPIIGALLGLTP, encoded by the coding sequence TTGTTTAAAGAAATATTAAAATTAATAATATATAGTGCAGAAAATTCTTTTTTACAAGTTACAGTATTTGTAGGAGCAGTTTTATTATTATTTGGATATATTAACTATAAACTATCTGGAAAATTGGTAAATAAAATAGAAAGTTCCAAAAAAATTCAACCTATAATTGGAGCATTATTAGGTCTTACCCCATAG
- a CDS encoding putative manganese transporter, with protein sequence MVIVLGLILAILDLFQINLNNLLITNLSTIFGVLGTLFSIIMMIMSKKFIQDDTHEEAELKALNLKETIIHNAQETAFVATWVFLAYLAYELFIIALVRETMQ encoded by the coding sequence ATAGTAATAGTTTTAGGGCTTATACTTGCCATATTAGATTTATTTCAAATAAATTTGAACAACTTATTAATAACTAATTTAAGTACTATATTTGGTGTATTAGGGACGCTTTTCTCCATAATTATGATGATAATGAGTAAAAAATTTATTCAAGATGATACTCATGAAGAAGCTGAATTAAAAGCATTAAACTTAAAAGAAACTATAATACATAATGCTCAAGAAACTGCATTTGTTGCCACATGGGTCTTTCTAGCATATTTAGCCTATGAATTGTTTATAATTGCATTAGTAAGGGAAACTATGCAATAG
- a CDS encoding putative manganese transporter, with the protein MGILVGIIPGCGPQIIFVTLYTKGLIPFAALLANAISQDGDALFPLIAIDKKSALWATILTTIPAIITGLIAYFIEINFF; encoded by the coding sequence ATAGGAATATTGGTAGGCATAATTCCAGGATGTGGTCCTCAAATAATATTTGTTACCTTGTATACTAAAGGCTTAATTCCATTTGCAGCCCTTTTAGCCAATGCTATATCTCAAGACGGAGATGCACTATTCCCTTTAATAGCAATAGATAAAAAATCTGCCTTATGGGCTACTATACTCACTACTATACCTGCAATTATAACAGGATTAATAGCTTATTTTATCGAAATTAACTTTTTTTAA
- a CDS encoding serine dehydratase subunit alpha family protein: MNNKIIDNIVRIIKQESIPALGCTEPIAVALAGAAAREYITGEIEEVNVFVSKNIFKNGKFVKIPNTNSWGLDLAALLGILGGSKDYGLMVLNEIDEKVTKEAHQMIKDNKIEVKYVEEVPDVFVDIIITTSNEQIEVILKDSHDHIEEIKVNGKVMFQDKMEESSKKTCDFLKELTFKEMRNICEIVPIEDLEFIEAGIELNKKAAEKGICWESGAKVGYTLNKLQQKGIISKNPPTQARILTAAAADIRMGGGNCPIMTSSGSGNQGLGVVLPIIVVAEWEKVEEERLVRAVFFAHMINRYIKAYTGKLSAMCGCAIAAGIGASGGITWLLGGNDLQIEGACQNMLANLTGMICDGAKETCSLKLSTSAEEAVISAYLAMENIIVKSNVGIIGDTIEGTIKNLEILCKESFPYVDSTIIKILEDM, translated from the coding sequence TTGAATAATAAAATTATTGATAACATAGTAAGAATTATTAAACAAGAGTCGATCCCTGCACTGGGGTGTACTGAACCCATTGCTGTAGCTTTAGCAGGAGCAGCAGCGAGAGAATATATAACAGGTGAAATAGAAGAAGTAAATGTATTTGTAAGTAAAAATATATTTAAAAATGGGAAATTTGTTAAGATACCTAATACAAATAGTTGGGGATTGGATTTAGCAGCTTTATTAGGAATATTAGGAGGAAGTAAAGATTATGGGCTTATGGTATTAAATGAAATAGATGAAAAAGTTACTAAAGAGGCACATCAGATGATAAAGGACAATAAAATAGAAGTAAAATATGTAGAAGAAGTACCAGATGTATTTGTAGATATAATTATCACCACTTCTAATGAACAAATAGAAGTAATATTAAAGGATAGCCATGATCATATTGAGGAAATTAAAGTTAATGGGAAAGTTATGTTTCAGGATAAAATGGAGGAAAGTAGTAAAAAAACTTGTGATTTTTTAAAGGAACTTACTTTTAAAGAGATGAGAAATATATGTGAGATTGTTCCTATTGAAGATTTAGAGTTTATAGAAGCTGGAATTGAGCTAAATAAAAAAGCAGCGGAAAAAGGAATATGTTGGGAAAGTGGAGCAAAAGTTGGATATACTTTAAATAAACTTCAGCAAAAAGGCATAATATCAAAGAATCCTCCAACTCAAGCAAGGATATTAACAGCAGCAGCTGCTGATATTAGAATGGGTGGAGGAAATTGTCCTATAATGACTAGCTCAGGGAGTGGAAATCAAGGATTGGGAGTTGTATTACCTATTATAGTAGTAGCAGAATGGGAAAAAGTTGAAGAAGAAAGGCTTGTAAGAGCAGTGTTTTTTGCCCATATGATAAATAGATATATAAAGGCATATACAGGAAAATTATCAGCTATGTGTGGCTGTGCTATTGCAGCAGGAATTGGTGCTAGTGGAGGAATTACATGGCTTTTAGGAGGAAATGATTTGCAAATAGAAGGAGCATGTCAAAATATGCTAGCAAATTTAACTGGAATGATATGTGATGGGGCTAAAGAAACCTGTTCTTTAAAGCTATCCACTTCTGCAGAAGAAGCAGTTATTTCGGCTTATTTAGCAATGGAAAATATTATAGTAAAATCAAATGTAGGTATTATTGGAGACACAATAGAAGGAACTATAAAAAATTTAGAAATTTTATGTAAAGAAAGTTTCCCTTATGTGGATTCAACAATAATTAAAATATTAGAAGATATGTAG
- a CDS encoding secondary thiamine-phosphate synthase enzyme YjbQ, whose amino-acid sequence MIEYSIQTNKPQEFIDITDIVQKEIKKSGVEEGLVVIAVPHTTAGITINENADPDVIHDILDSLNNVFPVSGNYRHVEGNSHAHIKASLMGSSCSVIIEGGKLNLGIWQGIYFCEFDGPRNRKINIQIIKG is encoded by the coding sequence ATGATAGAATATAGTATACAAACTAATAAACCTCAAGAATTTATTGATATTACTGATATTGTTCAAAAGGAAATTAAAAAAAGTGGAGTAGAAGAAGGATTAGTGGTAATAGCAGTGCCTCATACTACTGCAGGTATCACAATTAATGAGAATGCTGATCCTGATGTTATACATGATATATTAGATAGTTTAAATAATGTATTCCCAGTATCAGGAAACTATAGGCATGTGGAAGGCAATTCTCATGCTCATATAAAAGCTTCTCTGATGGGTTCTTCATGTAGTGTGATAATAGAGGGTGGGAAATTAAATCTTGGTATATGGCAAGGGATTTATTTCTGCGAATTTGATGGACCAAGAAATAGAAAAATAAATATACAAATTATAAAAGGATAG
- the rpoD gene encoding RNA polymerase sigma factor RpoD, protein MIKEEKRKDVKKLIETGKKNGFLTYDEIMNCFEDIELDAEQIDELYQTLEEIGIDIVDEDIEEKKDEKKDTKTNVNANKGIDVGDPVKMYLKEIGKIPLLTKEEEVELAKRIEAGDESAKKELAEANLRLVVSIAKKYIGRGMSFLDLIQEGNLGLIKAVEKFDYTKGYKFSTYATWWIRQSITRSIADQGRTIRVPVHMIENINKLTRIQRQLVQELGREPTPEEIAEQMNVEVDKVIDMIRIAQKPISLETPIGEEEDSQLGDFIEDDHIESPDAVTTQIMLKEQLLEVLDTLTPREQQVLRLRFGLDDGRTRTLEEVGNVFDITRERIRQIEAKALRKLKHPSRSRKLKDYLEE, encoded by the coding sequence ATGATTAAAGAAGAAAAAAGAAAAGATGTAAAAAAACTAATTGAAACGGGTAAAAAAAATGGATTTCTCACTTATGATGAAATAATGAATTGTTTTGAAGATATAGAACTTGATGCTGAACAAATAGATGAATTATATCAAACATTAGAAGAAATAGGTATTGATATAGTAGATGAAGACATAGAAGAAAAAAAGGATGAAAAAAAGGATACAAAAACTAATGTTAATGCAAACAAAGGAATAGATGTTGGAGATCCTGTTAAAATGTATTTAAAAGAAATAGGTAAAATTCCTCTGCTTACAAAAGAAGAAGAAGTAGAACTTGCTAAGAGAATTGAAGCTGGTGACGAATCTGCAAAGAAAGAATTAGCAGAAGCTAATTTAAGACTAGTCGTTAGCATTGCTAAAAAATATATAGGTAGAGGCATGTCTTTTTTAGACTTAATTCAAGAAGGAAATCTAGGCCTCATTAAAGCAGTAGAAAAATTTGATTATACTAAAGGATATAAATTTAGCACTTATGCTACTTGGTGGATAAGACAATCTATTACAAGATCTATCGCAGATCAAGGTAGAACTATAAGAGTGCCAGTTCATATGATTGAAAATATAAATAAACTCACAAGGATACAAAGACAATTAGTACAAGAACTAGGAAGAGAACCAACTCCAGAAGAAATAGCAGAACAAATGAACGTTGAAGTAGATAAAGTAATAGATATGATTAGAATAGCACAAAAACCCATATCTTTGGAAACTCCTATAGGAGAAGAAGAAGATAGTCAATTAGGAGATTTTATAGAAGACGATCATATTGAATCTCCAGATGCAGTTACTACCCAAATAATGTTAAAAGAACAATTACTAGAAGTATTAGATACATTAACTCCTAGAGAACAACAAGTATTAAGATTAAGATTTGGTTTAGACGATGGCAGAACTAGAACTTTAGAAGAAGTAGGGAACGTATTTGATATAACTAGAGAAAGAATACGACAAATTGAAGCAAAAGCCCTAAGAAAACTTAAACACCCAAGTAGAAGTAGAAAATTAAAAGATTATTTAGAAGAATAA